The Cucurbita pepo subsp. pepo cultivar mu-cu-16 chromosome LG08, ASM280686v2, whole genome shotgun sequence genome contains a region encoding:
- the LOC111800505 gene encoding WPP domain-interacting protein 2-like, with translation MDFESESVEDNEVNQDAIHFDDVSRIRTNGTSANDAHHSCAAQNAFDAMGSVSAAAEGKDLSGVAANSPPDIPSPLTKGYGLKKWKRIPRDFIKDMNSSEDTSKILKRALSASGNPIKPQLSPTETKQNNEGSVGSITPLRNIGNVDGLALHGSSSNSRFAMGSAFNHGTDSENSEDRSSKSSTAASAPKARYDLNAVLGHVREKNRIKSMNGKSTGGSGQKGNQGKGRVEGSKKARGGGERIKVEKENSQSSIESDSRSSCFVFRQGNVAGASASASNGNQNERSVTDDGDNSDGAYAGDQQFSEEVETAYRKEDEVEAEDVTQDNLTTNVSFDVKEEKDRNHWSPLNKDPMEESILSLQSAQHALEKEIKKLGEIGKDEIRSSSIFNDAEPSSFVFDNLETHKTSLSFQMGTGKAASSSFEVTVLGLTGKVKLLETELEETMAILKSKESRVAELESSINTRNSHKEEVRETDEEFERFFRQRIEAEIEYLAITRAIEKLQCETIIDGEKHVFADEQVEMMNRPKEAESKATTLKKQSCDDVSETKEVSTTRWEVFKVSSCAFVQLILLFLVLWLFVLQMPSPAGLDVPT, from the exons atggatTTTGAAAGCGAATCGGTGGAAGACAATGAAGTGAACCAGGATGCTATTCATTTTGATGATGTTAGCCGAATCAGAACTAATGGCACTTCTGCTAATGATGCTCACCACTCTTGTGCTGCTCAAAATGCTTTTGATGCCATGGGATCGGtttctgctgctgctgaggGGAAGGATTTAAGTGGAGTAGCTGCGAATTCGCCTCCCGATATTCCTTCTCCACTAACAAAAGGTTATGgattgaagaaatggaagcgGATTCCTAGAGATTTTATAAAGGATATGAATTCAAGTGAAGATACTAGTAAAATTCTGAAGCGTGCGCTATCCGCTTCCGGGAATCCGATTAAACCTCAACTTTCTCCGACCGAAACTAAGCAAAATAATGAAGGTTCTGTTGGATCTATAACCCCATTGAGGAATATCGGAAATGTCGATGGATTGGCTCTCCATGGTTCTAGTTCTAATTCCAGGTTTGCTATGGGGTCTGCTTTTAATCATGGCACGGATTCTGAAAACAGCGAAGATCGGAGCAGTAAATCGTCGACAGCAGCCAGTGCTCCGAAGGCGAGGTACGATTTGAATGCTGTGTTAGGACATGTGAGGGAAAAGAACAGGATAAAGAGTATGAATGGGAAAAGTACAGGCGGTTCTGGTCAAAAGGGTAATCAGGGAAAGGGACGTGTTGAAGGCAGTAAAAAGgcaagaggaggaggagaaagaatcaaAGTTGAGAAGGAGAATTCTCAGTCTAGCATCGAGTCCGACTCGAGGAGCTCGTGCTTTGTCTTTCGGCAGGGCAACGTTGCTGGTGCTAGTGCTAGTGCTAGCAATGGAAACCAAAATGAAAGATCTGTTACAGATGATGGAGACAACAGTGATGGAGCTTATGCAGGTGATCAACAGTTTAGTGAAGAAGTCGAAACTGCGTATAGGAAAGAGGATGAGGTCGAAGCTGAAGATGTTACTCAAGATAATTTAACTACGAACGTGTCGTTTGATgttaaggaagaaaaggatagGAATCACTGGTCACCATTGAATAAGGATCCCATGGAGGAGTCTATTCTCAGCCTCCAGTCTGCCCAACATGCTCTTGAAAaag AAATCAAAAAGCTAGGGGAGATTGGGAAGGACGAGATACGATCTTCGAGCATATTCAATGACGCTGAACCTTCAAGTTTTGTGTTTGACAACCTAGAAACACATAAAACTAGTTTATCTTTCCAAATGGGCACAGGAAAGGCTGCTTCAAGTTCTTTTGAAGTCACAGTTCTAGGCTTGACAGGAAAGGTAAAATTATTGGAAACCGAATTAGAAGAGACAATGGCGATACTCAAATCGAAGGAATCCCGAGTAGCTGAACTGGAATCCTCCATCAACACCAGAAATTCACACAAAGAGGAAGTTAGAGAAACAGATGAGGAGTTTGAGAGGTTTTTTAGGCAAAGAATTGAAGcagaaattgaatatttggCAATAACAAGAGCAATTGAGAAGTTACAATGTGAAACAATAATTGATGGTGAAAAACATGTCTTTGCTGACGAACAAGTAGAGATGATGAACAGACCTAAAGAAGCTGAAAGCAAAGCTACAACGCTTAAGAAACAATCATGTGATGATGTATCGGAAACCAAGGAGGTTTCGACGACACGTTGGGAAGTATTCAAGGTTAGTTCTTGTGCATTTGTGCAGTTGATACTCTTGTTCCTCGTTCTTTGGCTTTTTGTCTTGCAAATGCCTTCACCTGCTGGATTAGATGTACCAACATAA